Proteins co-encoded in one Corynebacterium lujinxingii genomic window:
- a CDS encoding sterol carrier family protein → MAQKQDPTLTREAVEAVAGWLVGEGESSRSEIANACRRTARTLAEELPGHSVELRVPPFVAVQCVEGPRHTRGTPPNVVEMDAKTWLRLATGQTTFGEELAQGNVDASGLRAGEIAAGLPVIALG, encoded by the coding sequence ATGGCGCAGAAGCAGGACCCGACACTGACACGCGAGGCCGTTGAGGCGGTCGCAGGCTGGCTGGTGGGGGAGGGGGAGTCGTCGAGAAGCGAAATCGCGAATGCTTGCCGACGAACCGCCCGCACCCTCGCCGAGGAGCTGCCCGGCCACTCCGTAGAGTTGCGCGTGCCCCCGTTCGTGGCCGTGCAGTGCGTGGAGGGCCCGCGGCACACGCGCGGCACCCCGCCAAACGTGGTGGAGATGGACGCGAAGACGTGGCTGCGTCTGGCTACTGGCCAGACCACCTTCGGCGAGGAGCTCGCGCAGGGCAACGTGGACGCCTCCGGTTTGCGCGCCGGGGAGATCGCCGCCGGGCTTCCGGTGATTGCTCTCGGGTGA